Proteins co-encoded in one Malus sylvestris chromosome 7, drMalSylv7.2, whole genome shotgun sequence genomic window:
- the LOC126629536 gene encoding uncharacterized protein At2g39910 yields the protein MSESFSTLYELLIQLSDSISKSLSKAPDTPPDDGGVSSKTLLDALLPRKQPPRSPNIDGAQLHTSIRDFALACAVLSASQSSAHDLLSWIPKDLSAAADSAFRKLSEAYLMAYSEKNSKTIAELGLNCGSVPEEKKLVIELTPEVLPLLKSRIKESSIDKSEDCDEFSAASARVPVGFAIVAAYQFRWFVTQIDYPHLGKLSNLVIPCALTALDHWSAEIKGQGMISFIHIAKNVNAAELGWFQDVILDACCQNIASSDEIWELVVEMSVLIVTCTQQSNPRSPWFDKMLNEMLSHLERQSRNKERRVAWLRHIEPLFNGVGLVLLAHFRRIFPLFFKWMHADDDETVLLVLKQIETVIKLTWVRNTQYVERLVDELAVLYKEAALKRSREGIRDVVIRILILLHQCKGVQFEAAWGKHRDDPNLATIGPSFGASLGERKATVVQLPYAERV from the exons ATGTCGGAATCGTTCTCAACACTCTACGAGCTACTCATCCA attatcgGATTCAATCTCCAAATCTCTGAGCAAAGCGCCGGACACTCCGCCGGACGACGGCGGCGTCTCCTCGAAAACCTTACTGGATGCTCTCCTCCCTCGCAAGCAACCGCCACGAAGCCCTAACATCGACGGTGCTCAGCTCCACACCTCAATCAGGGACTTCGCTCTCGCCTGCGCCGTACTCTCTGCCTCTCAGTCCTCGGCCCACGACCTCCTCTCATGGATCCCCAAGGACCTCTCAGCCGCTGCGGACTCGGCCTTTCGCAAGCTTTCGGAAGCTTATTTAATGGCTTACAGCGAAAAGAACAGTAAGACGATAGCTGAATTGGGTTTGAATTGCGGTTCGGTTCCTGAGGAGAAGAAGTTGGTGATAGAATTGACGCCGGAGGTTCTTCCCTTGTTGAAGAGCAGAATTAAAGAGAGCTCCATCGATAAATCGGAGGATTGCGATGAGTTCTCGGCTGCATCGGCCAGGGTTCCGGTTGGGTTTGCCATTGTGGCTGCTTATCAGTTTAGGTGGTTTGTTACACAG ATTGATTATCCTCATTTGGGGAAGTTGTCTAATTTGGTTATTCCTTGTGCATTGACGGCTCTCGATCACTGGTCCGCTGAGATCAAA GGGCAGGGCATGATTAGCTTCATACATATTGCGAAAAACGTGAATGCTGCCGAACTTGGTTGGTTTCAAGATGTGATCCTTGATGCATGCTGCCAGAATATTGCTTCTAGTGATGAAATATGGGAACTTGTGGTCGAGATGTCGGTGCTTATTGTGACTTGTACCCAGCAAAGTAATCCTCGTAGTCCATG GTTTGATAAGATGCTAAATGAGATGTTAAGTCACCTGGAGCGCCAATCTAGGAACAAGGAACGCCGTGTTGCATGGCTTCGTCATATAGAGCCACTTTTTAATGGTGTGGGTCTGGTGTTACTAGCTCATTTCAGGCGCATTTTCCCTCTTTTCTTTAAGTGGATGCATGCTGATGATGACGAGACTGTTTTACTG GTTCTCAAACAGATTGAAACAGTTATAAAATTAACATGGGTTAGGAACACACAGTATGTGGAAAG GTTGGTGGACGAACTTGCTGTTTTGTACAAAGAAGCAGCATTGAAAAGGTCCCGTGAAGGAATTAGAGATGTTGTTATTCGGATACTGATCCTGCTCCACCA ATGCAAAGGAGTGCAGTTCGAAGCAGCCTGGGGAAAGCACAGAGATGATCCAAACTTAGCGACCATTGGTCCCAGTTTCGGTGCCAGTTTAGGTGAACGAAAAGCAACG GTTGTCCAATTACCGTATGCGGAAAGAGTTTAG
- the LOC126629540 gene encoding glucan endo-1,3-beta-glucosidase 3-like, with amino-acid sequence MAADFLVSLAAILFILSLLPGSTSLPTTVGATYSASTVATYGTPPAPDCVARAVSSLGLSALRLDASDPAMIRAFLYSNTSLLLTIPNQLVPPLAANRSNALRWLYIHVIPFYPRTNIGTISVGNDLLESSPDFFTFLLPAIRNLRLSLQDLGIHRISVSTTFSFINVITTAFPPSNAQFQEPAVYTVIRPLLQFLRDTNSSFLINLYPYNLYKMRSEIPIGFPLFQEHPFGFRDDLTTGVRYRNLFDMMVDAVISAMAVAGYENIPVIVTETGWPSYSTDPAEIDANPVYAEMYIKGLLFHLRSGKGTPLRREGVAETYIYELLDKQVRQGRNWGILYPNLTSKYKEIQYSGSDCGGLFDILIMAVGQFLVFALLAW; translated from the coding sequence ATGGCGGCGGACTTCTTGGTCTCCCTCGCCGCCATCCTCTTCatcctctctctccttcccggGAGCACCTCTCTTCCCACCACCGTTGGAGCCACCTACTCCGCAAGCACTGTCGCCACTTACGGCACCCCTCCCGCGCCCGACTGCGTGGCCCGCGCCGTTTCCTCACTCGGCCTCTCCGCGCTCCGACTCGACGCCTCCGACCCAGCCATGATCCGCGCCTTCCTCTACTCCAACACCTCCCTCCTCCTCACCATCCCCAACCAGCTCGTCCCGCCGCTCGCCGCCAACCGCTCCAACGCCCTCCGCTGGCTCTACATCCACGTCATCCCCTTCTACCCCCGCACCAACATTGGCACCATCTCCGTCGGCAACGACCTCCTCGAGTCCTCCCCAGACTTCTTCACCTTCCTCCTTCCCGCCATCCGCAACCTCCGCCTCTCCCTCCAAGATCTCGGCATCCACAGGATCTCCGTCTCCACCACCTTCTCTTTCATAAACGTCATCACCACGGCGTTCCCGCCTTCCAACGCCCAGTTCCAAGAACCGGCCGTCTACACCGTCATCAGACCCCTCCTCCAGTTCCTCCGCGACACCAATTCGTCGTTCTTGATCAACCTCTACCCCTACAACCTCTACAAGATGCGCAGTGAGATCCCGATTGGGTTCCCCCTATTTCAGGAGCACCCATTCGGATTCCGAGACGACCTTACCACCGGCGTCCGGTACCGGAACCTCTTCGACATGATGGTCGACGCCGTCATCAGCGCCATGGCGGTCGCAGGATACGAGAACATTCCGGTGATCGTGACCGAGACTGGGTGGCCCAGCTACAGCACCGACCCGGCCGAAATCGACGCCAACCCGGTTTACGCCGAGATGTACATCAAGGGGCTTCTGTTTCATCTGAGGTCCGGAAAGGGAACGCCGCTGAGAAGAGAAGGGGTTGCGGAGACGTACATTTACGAGCTGCTCGATAAGCAAGTGAGGCAGGGGCGCAATTGGGGGATTCTTTACCCAAATTTGACCAGCAAGTATAAGGAGATTCAGTATTCTGGGTCCGATTGCGGAGGACTCTTTGATATCTTGATCATGGCGGTTGGGCAATTCTTGGTGTTTGCATTACTTGCCTGGTAA
- the LOC126629537 gene encoding L10-interacting MYB domain-containing protein-like produces the protein MYSSSRSKATWTPGHRKIFFDLCLEEVDKGNKPGTHFTKEGWRNLIQGFYEQTGLRYTKKQMKNHWDFTKKQWKVWVKLIAESDMKWDPTTNQFGASAEEWAYYIQVNPEAAQFQHKEIPCPDLLEILFVGTTDSGDMEPCDSQRRQSTSSDNSFLHSEEQDLVTVELGEEHLSNAIPLRSYVAQSEHRLTTASEQSISSSSHSKAKAVWSPASHGVFIDLCLEETLKGNKPGTHFTRDAWRTLVESFHQKTGLMYDRLQLKNHWDVTKEQWRIWCKLIGTTSMAWNPNTRRFGASDEDWANYLETDPEAASFRFKEPQCADKLEAIFDGTTDTGETEPPARRRKYNDNLSTSVLHIEDGGIANQEENNVEQLDAVTVAFAQGKPTYSIGECINCLDAMEEVEQGSDLYLFALDVFLKKEYREIFLLLKRPSVRIAWLRRLQSVGPPLF, from the exons ATGTATAGCTCATCAAGATCAAAAGCCACCTGGACTCCGGGGCACCGGAAAATATTCTTTGATCTTTGTCTGGAAGAGGTGGACAAAGGGAATAAGCCCGGTACACACTTTACTAAGGAGGGTTGGAGGAATCTCATCCAAGGGTTCTACGAGCAGACGGGTTTAAGGTACAccaagaagcaaatgaagaaccACTGGGATTTCACCAAGAAGCAATGGAAAGTTTGGGTTAAGCTCATTGCTGAGAGTGATATGAAGTGGGATCCTACGACCAATCAATTCGGTGCTAGTGCAGAAGAATGGGCTTACTACATACAG GTGAACCCCGAAGCTGCACAGTTTCAGCATAAAGAAATCCCGTGCCCTGACCTTTTGGAAATCCTTTTTGTTGGCACTACGGATTCTGGGGACATGGAGCCTTGTGATTCTCAGAGGAGGCAAAGCACTAGCTCGGACAACTCCTTTCTGCACTCGGAAGAACAAGATTTGGTGACTGTGGAGCTGGGGGAGGAGCATCTTTCAAACGCGATTCCATTAAGGAGTTACGTGGCTCAGTCCGAACACCGTCTAACAACTGCAAGTGAGCAAAGCATATCTAGCTCATCCCATTCAAAGGCAAAGGCGGTTTGGTCGCCTGCATCCCACGGTGTATTTATCGATCTATGTCTTGAAGAGACATTGAAAGGGAACAAACCCGGGACACATTTTACCAGGGACGCTTGGAGGACTCTCGTCGAATCATTTCACCAAAAAACTGGCCTTATGTACGACAGGTTGCAGTTGAAGAATCACTGGGATGTCACCAAGGAACAATGGAGAATATGGTGTAAGCTAATTGGCACAACTAGTATGGCTTGGAATCCGAACACCAGACGGTTTGGAGCAAGTGATGAAGATTGGGCCAATTACTTAGAG ACCGACCCCGAAGCTGCTTCATTCCGCTTTAAGGAACCTCAATGCGCTGACAAACTGGAAGCCATATTTGACGGAACAACAGATACCGGAGAGACAGAGCCTCCTGCCAGGCGGAGGAAGTACAACGATAACTTGAGTACATCCGTTTTGCATATAGAAGACGGAGGCATAGCGAATCAAGAGGAGAACAACGTTGAGCAACTTGATGCCGTAACAGTTGCTTTTGCACAAGGCAAGCCCACTTATAGCATTGGGGAGTGCATCAACTGTCTTGATGCCATGGAGGAAGTAGAACAAGGAAGTGATCTCTATTTGTTTGCATTAGATGTATTCCTGAAAAAGGAATACAGGGAAATATTTCTTCTACTGAAAAGGCCTAGTGTGAGGATTGCTTGGTTGCGGCGGCTGCAATCCGTCGGTCCGCCATTGTTTTAG
- the LOC126629542 gene encoding uncharacterized protein At2g39920 isoform X2, whose product MAVIWSGSTPRRVSRAKVQSCENRSHGIVETHNPSFDYNHCQILSLHMELNGEADRFPSMCRVVALQYIKEGQYVRDLNSTMSMIQNYFSSITPAHDGLDVVLIDIDDIRSSNPRHSNLPLPQYDQYGCSDCVEEAKHLKHRFILRLYMELHASGWPLILLSRKPEAERNSSIEDLISAGFRAWSTLTMRSEDELHMESRDYFSKRRDAMQREGFRIIASISSHMDALRGPFSGERIFKLPNPIYYNFSTSN is encoded by the exons ATGGCCGTCATATGGAGCGGGAGTACTCCCCGGAGAGTCTCTCGAGCGAAGGTTCAG TCTTGCGAAAATAGGAGTCATGGAATCGTTGAGACTCATAACCCAAGTTTCGATTACAATCACTGCCAGATCTTGTCCTTGCATATGGAACTTAACGGTGAAGCAGATCGCTTCCCTTCAATGTGCAGGGTTGTTGCCCTTCAGTACATCAAAGAAGGTCAATATGTAAGAGATTTAAATTCTACCATGTCAATGATTCAGAATTATTTCAGCAGCATTACCCCAGCACACGATGGTCTGGACGTGGTCTTGATCGACATAGATGACATTCGTTCTTCAAATCCTCGGCACAGTAATTTGCCACTGCCCCA ATATGATCAGTATGGTTGTAGTGATTGTGTGGAAGAGGCAAAGCATCTGAAGCACAGGTTTATTCTGAGATTATACATGGAGCTTCATGCTAGCGGTTGGCCCTTGATTCTGCTATCAAGAAAGCCGGAGGCGGAGCGGAATTCCTCCATAGAGGATCTTATATCTGCAGGGTTTAGAGCTTGGTCTACATTGACAATGAG ATCGGAAGATGAATTGCATATGGAGAGCCGTGACTACTTCTCGAAACGAAGGGATGCAATGCAGAGAGAAGGCTTCCGCATAATAGCTTCCATTAGCAGTCACATGGATGCTCTAAGAGGTCCGTTTTCAGGAGAGCGGATTTTCAAGCTTCCAAACCCAATTTATTACAATTTTTCAACATCGAATTGA
- the LOC126629542 gene encoding uncharacterized protein At2g39920 isoform X1, giving the protein MSAYGRHMEREYSPESLSSEGSERASSYAMETGFYMSSFATTIFIGALITVGLLLIALLIALTVMLQSCENRSHGIVETHNPSFDYNHCQILSLHMELNGEADRFPSMCRVVALQYIKEGQYVRDLNSTMSMIQNYFSSITPAHDGLDVVLIDIDDIRSSNPRHSNLPLPQYDQYGCSDCVEEAKHLKHRFILRLYMELHASGWPLILLSRKPEAERNSSIEDLISAGFRAWSTLTMRSEDELHMESRDYFSKRRDAMQREGFRIIASISSHMDALRGPFSGERIFKLPNPIYYNFSTSN; this is encoded by the exons ATGTCTGCCTATGGCCGTCATATGGAGCGGGAGTACTCCCCGGAGAGTCTCTCGAGCGAAGGTTCAG AAAGGGCAAGCAGTTATGCCATGGAGACAGGATTCTACATGTCGTCTTTTGCTACGACAATCTTCATTGGCGCACTTATAACTGTTGGGCTCTTATTAATCGCCTTGCTGATTGCACTGACTGTAATGCTGCAGTCTTGCGAAAATAGGAGTCATGGAATCGTTGAGACTCATAACCCAAGTTTCGATTACAATCACTGCCAGATCTTGTCCTTGCATATGGAACTTAACGGTGAAGCAGATCGCTTCCCTTCAATGTGCAGGGTTGTTGCCCTTCAGTACATCAAAGAAGGTCAATATGTAAGAGATTTAAATTCTACCATGTCAATGATTCAGAATTATTTCAGCAGCATTACCCCAGCACACGATGGTCTGGACGTGGTCTTGATCGACATAGATGACATTCGTTCTTCAAATCCTCGGCACAGTAATTTGCCACTGCCCCA ATATGATCAGTATGGTTGTAGTGATTGTGTGGAAGAGGCAAAGCATCTGAAGCACAGGTTTATTCTGAGATTATACATGGAGCTTCATGCTAGCGGTTGGCCCTTGATTCTGCTATCAAGAAAGCCGGAGGCGGAGCGGAATTCCTCCATAGAGGATCTTATATCTGCAGGGTTTAGAGCTTGGTCTACATTGACAATGAG ATCGGAAGATGAATTGCATATGGAGAGCCGTGACTACTTCTCGAAACGAAGGGATGCAATGCAGAGAGAAGGCTTCCGCATAATAGCTTCCATTAGCAGTCACATGGATGCTCTAAGAGGTCCGTTTTCAGGAGAGCGGATTTTCAAGCTTCCAAACCCAATTTATTACAATTTTTCAACATCGAATTGA
- the LOC126629539 gene encoding sedoheptulose-1,7-bisphosphatase, chloroplastic-like, protein MEATIACCSSARAFLPAAGVVSHQHSTSLVAPSFSSKSLKSSSLFGESLRQVPRSLLKVSKTKQFTHVTKCAIGDSLEEFLAKATPDKGLIRLLISMGEALRTISFKVRTASCGGTACVNSFGDEQLAVDMLADKLLFEALSYSHVCKYACSEEVPELQDMGGPIEGGFSVAFDPLDGSSIVDTNFTVGTIFGVWPGDKLTGVTGRGQVAAAMGIYGPRTTYVLAIKGFPGTHEFLLLDEGKWQHVKETTEIGEGKMFSPGNLRATFDNPDYDKLINYYVKEKYTLRYTGGMVPDVNQIIVKEKGVFTNVISPTTKAKLRLLFEVAPLGLLIENAGGFSSDGHQSVLDKVVVNLDDRTQVAYGSKNEIIRFEETLYGSSRLKEVPVGAAA, encoded by the exons ATGGAGGCCACCATAGCTTGCTGCTCATCAGCCAGGGCGTTCCTGCCGGCTGCCGGCGTTGTGAGTCACCAGCATTCCACTTCACTTGTGGCTCCATCTTTTAGCTCCAAG AGCCTAAAATCAAGCTCCCTCTTCGGAGAATCACTACGACAAGTGCCGCGATCATTGCTTAAGGTTTCCAAGACAAAACAGTTTACTCATGTGACAAAATGTGCAATCGGTGATAGCCTG GAGGAGTTTCTTGCAAAGGCAACCCCGGATAAGGGACTGATCCGGTTGCTGATAAGCATGGGAGAAGCACTGAGGACTATTTCCTTCAAGGTCAGAACAGCTTCATGTGGAGGAACGGCCTGTGTTAATTCTTTCGGGGATGAGCAGCTTGCCGTGGATATGCTTGCTGACAAGCTTTTGTTCGAG GCCTTAAGTTACTCGCATGTCTGCAAATACGCTTGCTCTGAAGAGGTTCCGGAACTCCAAGACATGGGAGGCCCAATTGAAG GTGGATTTAGTGTTGCTTTTGATCCGCTCGATGGCTCCAGCATTGTTGACACAAACTTCACTGTAGGCACCATCTTTGGTGTGTGGCCAGGAGATAAGTTAACTGGGGTAACAGGAAGAGGCCAAGTTGCTGCAGCCATGGGAATTTACGGTCCTAGAACTACATATGTTCTTGCTATCAAGGGCTTCCCTGGAACCCACGAATTTCTTCTTCTCGATGAAG GAAAGTGGCAGCATGTCAAAGAGACAACAGAGATTGGTGAAGGAAAGATGTTTTCGCCTGGAAATTTGAGAGCCACGTTTGACAATCCAGACTATGACAAG TTGATCAACTACTACGTAAAAGAGAAGTACACATTGAGATACACCGGAGGAATGGTTCCGGATGTCAATCAG ATAATTGTGAAAGAGAAAGGGGTTTTCACAAACGTTATATCTCCAACCACGAAAGCCAAGCTGAGGCTGTTATTTGAGGTAGCTCCATTAGGGTTGTTGATTGAGAATGCTGGAGGCTTTAGTAGTGATGGTCATCAGTCTGTGCTAGACAAGGTGGTCGTTAACCTCGACGATAGAACTCAGGTTGCTTATGGATCGAAAAATGAGATTATTCGGTTCGAAGAAACTCTATACGGATCATCCAGGCTCAAGGAGGTGCCTGTTGGAGCTGCAGCTTAA